A region of the Acyrthosiphon pisum isolate AL4f unplaced genomic scaffold, pea_aphid_22Mar2018_4r6ur Scaffold_19594;HRSCAF=20283, whole genome shotgun sequence genome:
CCAAGAATTCAGCGACAGCGAAATTGATGCGAGAATGAAAAATCATCATTTGGGATGAATGCTGCACGATGGCACATAAACTAGCTTCAACTGACCGAACGATGAAGGATTTACGAGGTGATTCGAGACAATTTGGTGGGGCAATGATATTGCTCTCCGGAGATTTCCGTCAAACACTTCCCATCATTCCAAAATCTACTCCTACCGATGAAATTAATGCATGCCTGAAATCGTCGTTTTTGTGGCGACATGTCAAGAAGTTGAAATTGACCACGAAGTTGAGAGTTGCGTTGCGAAACCACCCAACGGCTGCTGAATTCTCGAGACAACTGCTGGCACTTGGTAATGGACTCATTCCGATTGATGTTTTGACTGGATTAATATCGTTTCCGGCAAATTTTTGTGAGTTCACATCGTCAAAGGAGAAACTCATTACAAAAGCGTTCCCAAGCATTGAGGTCAATTATAACAATCTTGATTGGATGAGTGAACGGGCAATACTAGCAGCGAGGAATAAGGACGCCGATAGCTTGAATTTTACCATTCAGAGTAAAATTGCTGGAGAATTGCGTTCGTACAAATCCGTTGACAGCACGACAGACGAAACTGAAGCGGTCAACTATCCGACAGAATTTTTGAACTCGCTTGATGTGCCAAGAA
Encoded here:
- the LOC103311793 gene encoding uncharacterized protein LOC103311793; this encodes MAHKLASTDRTMKDLRGDSRQFGGAMILLSGDFRQTLPIIPKSTPTDEINACLKSSFLWRHVKKLKLTTKLRVALRNHPTAAEFSRQLLALGNGLIPIDVLTGLISFPANFCEFTSSKEKLITKAFPSIEVNYNNLDWMSERAILAARNKDADSLNFTIQSKIAGELRSYKSVDSTTDETEAVNYPTEFLNSLDVPRTPPHNLQVKVGSIIIMLRNINPPKLCDGTRLSIKKLMNN